Proteins co-encoded in one Plasmodium coatneyi strain Hackeri chromosome 7, complete sequence genomic window:
- a CDS encoding Translation factor GUF1-like protein, with the protein MIHAWAFKRALCIFILINCVLKLERSRKITWKSKKGVHIPLDGANGYEREWKRKGVFLNIQRGKNGKDVKRRKGTNGLSTERPNGEAIRQTISETEQLEDDGLDGEPPPGVEANKSSKSSHVGGAPEYPQENVRNFCILAHIDSGKSTLADRFLELTKTIKKKKMQDQFLDMMSLEREKGITIKLKAVRMNYKNYIFNLIDTPGHFDFYHEVKRSLSVCEGVILLIDGTKGIQSQTLNIFMELQKHNLKIIPVINKIDLNICRLEKIENDLLNKFHFMKKDILHISAKYSHGVESLFQRIVSEIPCPAIKSNSFFRAIVFDSFYDQYKGVILIIKVLNGVLTKKTEVFFIQSEKSYIVQEVGYLTPEMKPTESIRQGDIAYVSSNIRKCDEVQISETIVSRDIVHMNAQRRLVVDSDLLSGERNGEKRTSVKSCGVDSVGVTPQREENTEREITLEQIAASKVDVSYPVVFCNIYSVNDKQANELQVALNKLKLNDASFSFKTDVCETLGKGFKCGFNGLLHLNIIQERIKREYGVETIVTAPSVNYLVRVKEKCIDKQLKEKLIDASFDVANVNVEASGEDRDHDSGDGSGDGGGDSSSNSNNRGRGRKPPEGLYYMTSNVNDIPQKNYIHGIYEPYVRTSIMTPEEYQKYIMAECFQRRGIFIKKENMDSHVIFFFDMPLSEILINFLDQIKSCTKGYGSMSYENYITYRESDLHKINIYVNNRSIDSLSFLAHKLNYHEKGKRIVLKLKEMIKPHQFLVVIQAGVGTRIFASERINPLRKNVTAKCYGGDITRRRKLLEKQAAGKKKMFSIGKVKLPPNMFTKLFDLKAQ; encoded by the exons ATGATTCATGCCTGGGCATTCAAAAGGGCGCTGTGCATTTTTATCCTGATCAACTGTGTGCTAAAATTAGAGCGTTCGCGGAAAATAACGTGGAAATCGAAAAAGGGAGTTCACATCCCATTGGACGGTGCAAATGGCTACGAACGGGAATGGAAACGGAAAGGGGTGTTCCTTAACATTCAGAGgggtaaaaatgggaaagacgtgaaaagaaggaagggcaCTAATGGATTGTCTACTG AGCGGCCAAATGGTGAGGCGATCCGTCAGACAATCAGTGAAACGGAGCAGTTGGAGGATGACGGCCTTGATGGAGAGCCCCCCCCTGGGGTGGAAGCAAACAAGAGTAGTAAGAGCAGCCATGTGGGAGGAGCGCCAGAGTACCCCCAAGAGAACGTTCGAAACTTTTGCATACTGGCACACATCGACAGCGGGAAATCAACCCTGGCTGATCGGTTCCTAGAATTAACAAAaacgataaaaaagaagaagatgcaGGACCAGTTTCTCGACATGATGTCGTTGGAGAGAGAGAAGGGAATCACCATAAAGTTGAAGGCAGTACGAatgaattacaaaaattatattttcaaTTTAATAGATACACCAGGACACTTTGACTTCTACCATGAAGTAAAAAGATCACTGAGTGTATGTGAAGGAGTCATACTACTCATCGATGGGACGAAGGGAATTCAGTCCCAGACACTTAACATATTTATGGAGTTGCAAAaacataatttaaaaataattccagTGATAAATAAAATCGACCTGAACATATGCaggttggaaaaaatagaaaatgatttattaaacaaatttcattttatgaaaaaagacATTTTACACATCTCTGCGAAGTATTCTCATGGAGTAGAATCTCTCTTTCAGAGAATCGTTTCGGAGATCCCTTGTCCTGCCATTAAGTCGAATTCCTTCTTCAGGGCCATCGTTTTTGACTCCTTCTATGATCAGTATAAGGGGGTAATATTAATCATTAAAGTGCTAAATGGGgtgttgacaaaaaaaacggaagttttttttattcagaGTGAGAAGAGTTACATCGTTCAGGAGGTTGGGTACCTCACCCCGGAGATGAAACCCACGGAAAGTATACGCCAAGGGGACATTGCCTACGTGTCATCTAACATAAGGAAGTGTGACGAGGTGCAAATAAGCGAGACGATAGTTAGTAGAGATATTGTGCACATGAATGCACAGCGTCGACTGGTGGTCGATTCGGACCTGCTCAGCGGGGAGCGCAACGGTGAAAAGCGCACTAGTGTGAAGAGTTGTGGTGTGGATTCCGTAGGTGTGACCCCACAGAGGGAGGAGAATACCGAGCGAGAAATCACCCTGGAGCAGATCGCCGCGTCCAAAGTGGACGTCTCGTACCCCGTCGTGTTTTGCAACATTTACAGTGTTAACGATAAGCAGGCCAACGAACTGCAAGTTGCACTGAACAAATTGAAGCTGAACGACGcgtctttttccttcaagaCGGACGTCTGTGAGACCTTGGGGAAGGGGTTCAAGTGCGGATTTAACGGATTGTTGCACCTTAATATAATCCAGGAGCGAATAAAACGGGAATATGGCGTCGAGACGATTGTGACTGCCCCGTCAGTGAATTACCTGGTGAGGGTGAAGGAGAAGTGCATTGACAAGCAGCTGAAGGAGAAGCTGATCGATGCGAGTTTCGACGTAGCCAACGTTAACGTGGAGGCGTCTGGCGAGGACAGAGATCATGATAGCGGTGATGGAAGTGGTGATGGAGGTGGTGATAGTAGCAGTAATAGCAACAACCGTGGCAGAGGGAGGAAGCCCCCTGAGGGACTATACTACATGACGAGCAACGTGAACGACATCCCCCAGAAAAATTACATCCACGGAATTTACGAACCATACGTGCGAACGAGCATCATGACGCCGGAGGAGTACCAAAAATATATCATGGCGGAATGTTTCCAAAGGAGAGGAATTTtcatcaaaaaggaaaatatggaCAGCCATGtcatcttctttttcgaCATGCCATTGTCagaaatattaataaattttttggacCAAATAAAATCCTGCACAAAGGGATATGGATCCATGAGTTACGAAAATTACATCACTTACAGAGAAAGCGACTTGCACAAGATTAACATATACGTGAATAATAGGAGTATCGACTCCTTGTCATTTTTGGCACACAAATTAAATTAtcatgaaaagggaaaacgcATAGttttaaaattgaaagaaatgATAAAGCCCCATCAATTCCTCGTCGTCATTCAGGCAGGTGTGGGGACAAGAATCTTCGCTTCTGAGAGGATCAACCCGCTCAGGAAAAATGTCACTGCGAAATGCTACGGCGGGGATATCACACGGAGAAGGAAGTTGCTCGAAAAACAAGCCgcggggaagaaaaaaatgttcagcATTGGAAAGGTAAAGCTGCCACCTAATATGTTCACCAAGCTCTTCGACTTGAAGGCACAGTGA